In the Xiphias gladius isolate SHS-SW01 ecotype Sanya breed wild chromosome 7, ASM1685928v1, whole genome shotgun sequence genome, aaaagtatgtggaTTTTCCCTTTGCCAGATCTtatattcatataaaatataataatagtagaCTATTAAATACAACTTAGGTATTATTTCTGTAGTTTTGGCATCATCCTGCCTgttggttttaacaaaaaaaaatcgtatTCACCAAATTAATTTCTGAGATCTGGAAACAGGGCAAATCACTAAAAAGTTTTGGCAACACTTTAGTGCTTTTAAATAGTATTTAGTGTAACCCAAGTtttagaaaagaacaaaaactagTATGTCAAGCAGAAAATGAAGCTGCTCTATCAATTATTACCCATTGTAAACCCCCAACATACTTTACAGTCCGACAATGTGGTTCAGCTTTGACCTACCTCTTTGCACACAgttcacacacagttttcctttgAAATGCAGCATAGTTTACATATTTGGCTCTCTCTTGGCTTGTGTACAACTTGTCTGATGGTTTTTGACTCTGTTCgacatcactgcagcaatgTTGCTGGGTTCCAAGATCTCTGCCAGGGCCAGACTAACCTGCTAGGGGCCCACAGGACAAAACTGAACTATGGGCCCCTACATGCCTTTTCCCCTATCCCATTTTTCCCGGAGTaacagaaaccaaccagtattGCTGCACCACAATATCTGATCCCAGGGCATATCAGTTGAtcattttgattaaacacaaatttgttaAAGAATATGCATCATGTAAGTATAATATCAACTTAAGTAATAAAGATATTAAAACTAGATTGTGACACAGGTTCTCTATACAAGACAGGGcagttatattttttattgtgctttAGTGGCGCATATTACCAAATAAATTTGTAATGAATCAAATGACCTCAAAGTaaatttcacacagaaaactgGGGGATTTAGGGCCAGGAGCTCTGGGGCTCCTGGACACCTGCCTGATTTGCCCATTTGGCAATCCAGCCTTGATTTTGGAAGTTATTTTGGCCACAGCTACAACATCAAGACCCAAGttataataaactgaaattatccAGCTTCCACAATTAAAGGGCTCTGGCACTGTAACGCTGAAACAGATGACAGTCGTTATGGATGTTAGAAATGACACCTGTGAGTACTTCAAAATGTTTGGAAGAAAGGTCTATAAGAACAAGGCCCCTGAGGAATCAAGAAGAGTAAAAATACTGCTCTATACAGACAACTTGAGCACTCATATTTTTCAGACAGTGGATATGTAGAGTGAGCTGCTGTACGAGTCTTtgtcctcttcttcatcttccttgTGATCCTCCAGAAGTTTATCCAGTAGGTTTGGTGATTCTGGCTCTATCCCCGGATCTTCATCCAGAGACTGGTCTTCATGTTCATGGTCTAGCTGGTGTTCTGAGCGCTGTGGGAGGTCAAGGATCTGGGGCTGAGGGTCTACACCCTGGGCCTCCAGCTGAGGGATCATGGTGGTCAAAGACATGGACAAGGGCATGTGCACCAGAGGTGAGCCGGACAGGGCTGCAGAGCCGGGAGCAAACTGGACCCCCGGATTGGGCATGGTAGATATGGTGGTGAGGGGCTGGGCCCAGGGGAGGTAGGTCAACCCTGAGTCTGGGAGCTCCATCTGAGGGAGGGAGGCTGGTGCTGGGGTCATTGGTATGGTCTAGATAGAACAAGAAAAAGGACTAAAATGTTACTGTTGATCACAAAGGAACTAAAACtagcaaagacacaaacatgctTAAAACTGGAAACGTATATCTTATGTAGGTTGACTGTTTTTGCGAACACATTACGAATGATTCAGTCATCagaaatttattaaattatagaAAATGTGTTGAGTAGGGAAACTAGGTTGATGTGGTGAGGAACATTGAGCTTTTTTCCCATGATTGAGCTTCCAGGCCACATGCTCTTTAGAAGTTCTACCAATCAAATCCTTTCTTGAAGAAGTTAAACTCATACTCATACTCATACTCCACCCCTAATCTAGCTTGTTCTTTATGACCCACTCACTGTAGGTTTGAAAGGTGGGTTTTTAAAGCTGAGAACAGCGGCTGTCGTGAGTATTAATGTCAGTAGCAATTCACTGCAACGATGACACCTTAAAAAAAGTATCAAGACCACCAGATGCTGCTTTCTATGCCCGCCGTCCACCCCAGCCACCTGCCGGCGACTCTGCCGCTCTTAGCTCTTAAACATAGTATTTcgttcattcaaaaaatacatcGCCTCTGAACATAATACAGCCgacaattacatttcctacaacACATTTTTGCTGTTGAAGTTTAGTTGTgtagaaacataatttttaggaaGACATATTTCACTTTCAGTGTTCTTTCTTGGTTTTTATTAACAATAGGACAACTAGACTCTATCCAGTCCCTCAGTTCTTAATAATTTTGATCCACAAGAGAAGGGGAATAAACATCCTagagttctttcttttttcagtccCCCGTTGTAATTTTGTCAGTGTACTTTTTAATGCAAGGTCTTGCCTGCTAAAACTTTAAACATGCTTTTGTTCACACATGGAGTCTTCTCCCACTCACCCCAAAGTTAGTgagcagtggtgtgtgtgtgtaggtcagCATGGTGTAGCTGGGGCACAGAGTCTGCATATACAAGTCTGCAGTCAGGGTGGTGGCTGGGTAGGCCAGAGTCTGAGCCGAGGGGTCCTGCTGGTTGTATTCAGGTGAAGACCATGGCGTTATGGCAGGCTGTAGGCCAGCGCTGTTAGCAGGGGGCGGAGCTTTCCATCCGGTGCACTGCAGCCCTCCATCTCCAGCTGCACCTGACAGCTCAGCTGTGGGGCCGCTGGCAACATCGGAGCCAAAGATGGCTGAATTTCAAAGAGAAGCTGAGTGTGAGGTATAGAAAACATGCATGGGCACATGCTCTGCTTACAGGAAATAGTTTGGTAAATGTTTCTGTAACACTCAGGTGTTATTGGTCTCTGTGAACAAATACCTTGTGTGTATGGTGACTGGTTGTTGTGTGCGGCCGCTTcctaaaacaaaagaaaggttacatcaattaaaaaaaataagttctGCAAGTTAATAAATGAAGAAGAACCATAATCACATGCTAATGCTGCAGAACTAGACCACTGATGTTGATATATAAATATGCAGTATTTACACTTGTGCCAATCAAGTCCAGGTGtgagcagcagctgtgtgtgtgtgtgtgtgtgtgtgtgtgtgtgtgtgtgtgtgtgtgtgtgtgtgtgtgtgtgtgtgtgtgtgtgtgtgtgtgtgtgtgtgtgtgtttgtgtttgtgtgtgcttggcTGGACATTGTTGGCAGCGGTGAgtacaaatacattaaatacagtgaaaagaaataaaatcttcCGGTGGACCTTCAGtttaatttcctctttgtcaTAATATAAGGGCTGTTTTTGATGAGTTGCATTATGGTCTGTTGAGGAGAATTGTTAGATAGAAGTCCGAGTCTCTgccttttatatatatttgttggCTCTGACAAAAATGGAATTTCTAACAATTGCAATTCCCTGACAACTGGTCAAACTCCATCCACTAAGAAAGTTCCAGAACAGTTACTACTTGTATTGAGATTAGTTTTTCGCTGTCTCccaggtcaagaatgaactttaaatCTCAACTGATGTGGAGTGCTGATGTTTTAGATCACGGGTGCAGTCCGCACTATTAAGTGGCAAAGATGCaatctgacaaaaacagacaatatcTACAGATATATCACCTTCAGACAACACTGACCTGACAGGGAATCGACATCATCTTGAACTTTCATTACAGCTCTGACAATTTTGTGCACTGTCCCTGATAAATGAACcgataaaatataatatacttAATGAAtacatatgaataaataaatgtaacagaGTTAGCAAAGATGCCATTTTTCATCTGTAGTCCCTGGACCAAAAACTAAACTTATTTTCCATTtatcacagtttttattttaacacttttttatCTTGATTGAATGCACTGGATTGTTCAACTCTATGATAATGTAATTTACATTTCTCCAGTTGTATATTTCATCTTCATTTGTCATCCAGTACTGTTTCTATGTGAGCGTCATTCACCAGACTGAATCTGGGCGGGAAATCacttgatttt is a window encoding:
- the LOC120792102 gene encoding POU domain class 2-associating factor 1; the encoded protein is MHWEKSPPSALARSRPYQGVRVRDPVKELLRRKRSLELQSNKTAPPATEAAAHNNQSPYTQAIFGSDVASGPTAELSGAAGDGGLQCTGWKAPPPANSAGLQPAITPWSSPEYNQQDPSAQTLAYPATTLTADLYMQTLCPSYTMLTYTHTPLLTNFGTIPMTPAPASLPQMELPDSGLTYLPWAQPLTTISTMPNPGVQFAPGSAALSGSPLVHMPLSMSLTTMIPQLEAQGVDPQPQILDLPQRSEHQLDHEHEDQSLDEDPGIEPESPNLLDKLLEDHKEDEEEDKDSYSSSLYISTV